From the genome of Armatimonadota bacterium, one region includes:
- a CDS encoding GNAT family N-acetyltransferase, with translation MASETVNPTPLVIERLDKSVHDRMNFDCGEPELNDYLRFTARQHVDKGYAQVWVAVTAPGSAQVLGYYALSMTSLAPGELPRKNAIKKVPALLLGKLAVDKRYQGQSIGVRLLMDAQRSALLVSRQVGVYALVVDALNDRTAAFYRKYGFEELSTGPQHLFKTIKDIERMGLLDAPNE, from the coding sequence GTGGCGAGCGAAACAGTGAACCCCACTCCCCTGGTCATTGAGCGCCTCGATAAGAGCGTCCACGACCGGATGAATTTCGATTGCGGAGAACCGGAACTCAATGACTACCTCCGTTTCACCGCACGCCAGCATGTTGACAAGGGATACGCTCAGGTCTGGGTGGCGGTGACCGCACCGGGCTCCGCGCAAGTGCTCGGCTACTACGCGCTTTCCATGACCTCCCTCGCTCCAGGGGAACTGCCCAGGAAGAACGCGATCAAGAAGGTCCCCGCGCTTCTCCTCGGCAAGCTTGCAGTTGATAAACGCTACCAGGGCCAAAGCATCGGTGTTCGCCTCTTGATGGATGCTCAACGCAGCGCCCTGCTCGTTTCTCGGCAGGTCGGCGTATATGCGCTTGTGGTTGATGCCCTCAACGACCGGACAGCGGCGTTCTACCGGAAGTACGGTTTCGAGGAACTCTCGACTGGGCCGCAGCACTTGTTCAAGACGATCAAGGACATTGAGCGCATGGGATTGCTGGACGCACCTAACGAATGA
- a CDS encoding DUF402 domain-containing protein — protein sequence MIFGLSSGRDSHMQITLYQHHLPGEVRVFRYLSPPVQADDEVIVCDGWYSSGATRGYCRSYMFLRRWLHVLATFGHDLMPAEDRSHGFPFAFNCDITTPHYRVRDKLYTTDLCVDVLISASGRNCVIKDREELTAMHAASQFGDLWQEMALREVRWLEDLVSQGRLVDFLNAFAPFPTAAIPCEISETAQRRLETLGFVFHPSYPRYA from the coding sequence ATGATCTTCGGCCTCAGCTCGGGGCGTGACTCCCACATGCAGATCACACTCTACCAACATCACCTGCCCGGCGAGGTCCGGGTCTTCCGATACCTATCGCCGCCCGTCCAGGCGGACGATGAGGTAATCGTCTGTGACGGGTGGTATTCCAGCGGGGCGACTCGGGGCTATTGCCGCAGCTACATGTTCCTGAGGCGTTGGCTCCACGTCTTAGCAACATTCGGCCATGACTTAATGCCCGCGGAGGATCGGTCTCATGGGTTCCCCTTCGCGTTCAACTGTGATATCACAACGCCTCATTATCGGGTGCGCGACAAGCTGTACACGACGGACCTGTGCGTTGATGTGCTTATCAGTGCCAGTGGCCGCAACTGCGTGATCAAGGATAGAGAAGAACTCACGGCAATGCACGCTGCTAGTCAGTTCGGTGACCTCTGGCAAGAGATGGCGCTGCGCGAGGTGCGGTGGTTGGAGGATCTGGTGAGCCAGGGGCGGCTCGTTGACTTCCTGAACGCGTTCGCTCCTTTCCCGACTGCCGCGATACCCTGCGAGATATCAGAGACAGCGCAGCGCCGACTGGAAACCCTAGGCTTCGTCTTCCATCCGTCTTACCCACGGTACGCATGA
- a CDS encoding aldolase/citrate lyase family protein, translated as MRTNHVKEKLSRGEPVFGCAAFGVANPEIAHALAASGFDFLLIENEHWPMSLESGQLLVRAARAADITAITRVPDAEYHLVARTLDTGSEGVIVPRVETPERAAEVVSWARFPPEGQRGCGPGPLLYDYESVPLPEALAHWNRNTLVVIQAESRRAIECVDELAATPGLDAIMIGPADLSISIGAPHDLDHPEFVRSVERLTAACATVGIASGMFIGDLERIRRYMTLGMRLFVVSGDLQLVHQAGRELMGKLTTIARDVLGGDPAL; from the coding sequence ATGCGAACCAACCACGTGAAGGAAAAGCTGAGTCGTGGCGAGCCGGTCTTCGGCTGCGCCGCTTTCGGCGTGGCCAACCCGGAAATCGCCCACGCCCTGGCCGCATCGGGGTTCGATTTCCTGCTGATCGAGAACGAGCACTGGCCGATGTCGCTGGAGTCGGGGCAGCTGCTGGTGCGGGCGGCGCGCGCCGCCGACATCACCGCCATCACCCGCGTGCCCGACGCCGAGTATCACCTGGTGGCGCGCACCCTGGACACCGGCAGCGAGGGCGTGATCGTGCCGCGGGTGGAGACGCCGGAGCGCGCCGCCGAGGTGGTGTCCTGGGCGCGCTTCCCGCCCGAGGGCCAGCGCGGCTGCGGCCCCGGACCGCTGCTCTACGACTACGAGTCGGTGCCGCTGCCGGAGGCGCTGGCGCACTGGAATCGCAACACCCTGGTCGTCATCCAGGCGGAGTCCCGGCGGGCCATTGAATGCGTGGACGAGCTGGCGGCGACGCCCGGCCTGGACGCGATCATGATCGGCCCCGCCGACCTCTCGATTTCCATCGGCGCCCCCCACGACCTCGATCACCCCGAGTTCGTGCGCAGCGTCGAGCGCCTGACCGCGGCCTGCGCCACCGTCGGCATCGCCTCCGGCATGTTCATCGGCGACCTGGAGCGCATCCGACGGTACATGACCTTGGGCATGCGCCTATTCGTGGTCAGCGGCGACCTCCAGCTGGTGCACCAGGCCGGGCGCGAGCTGATGGGCAAGCTCACCACCATCGCCCGCGACGTGCTGGGCGGTGACCCGGCACTGTAG
- a CDS encoding GIY-YIG nuclease family protein, which produces MRCVYLLQSTANPSRRYVGSTDDLERRLAEHNSGKSPHTARHIPWRVVVAVHFASRAKADAFERYLKQGTGHAFAKRHLW; this is translated from the coding sequence ATGAGGTGCGTCTACCTGCTCCAAAGCACTGCTAATCCTAGCAGACGTTACGTGGGTTCCACAGACGACCTTGAGAGACGCCTGGCAGAACATAACTCAGGCAAATCACCGCACACCGCAAGGCACATCCCGTGGAGGGTTGTGGTTGCCGTCCACTTCGCTAGCCGCGCGAAGGCTGACGCCTTCGAACGCTATCTGAAGCAAGGCACTGGCCACGCCTTCGCTAAGCGACACTTGTGGTAG
- a CDS encoding Gfo/Idh/MocA family oxidoreductase has protein sequence MAAKRTQGRRAQASGKQNVIRCGLIGCGGRFGMARLHAQYITAAPGLETVALCDIDPRALAMGHEVLPDLETYSSVATMLRKSNLDMVTIITPHNTHAQLVAQCARAGKHVVVEKPMCITVAEADRMIQAAADNKVMLSVFHNRRWDGDFMTLRDIIGRGLIGDVFHIEAYMGSYAHPGTWWRSNKRISGGAMYDWGAHYLDWLLNLVPAQMESVTGYFHKLVWRDVTNEDQVRAIIRFRNGAVAELQISHIAAVGKDRWRILGTKGGIRDGRREKHFLVATDVAGLRAEMEVPYQEQNWEAYYRSIADHLLRGKELAVKPEEARRVIAILEAAEKSAQTGKAVKPKYA, from the coding sequence ATGGCTGCCAAACGAACGCAGGGCCGCCGGGCGCAAGCGTCCGGCAAGCAGAACGTCATCCGCTGCGGGCTGATCGGCTGCGGCGGGCGGTTCGGGATGGCGCGGCTGCACGCGCAATACATCACCGCCGCGCCGGGCCTGGAAACGGTGGCATTGTGCGATATTGATCCCCGCGCCCTGGCCATGGGGCACGAGGTTCTGCCCGACCTTGAGACCTATTCCAGCGTCGCCACCATGCTGCGTAAGTCTAATCTCGACATGGTGACCATCATCACGCCCCACAACACCCACGCGCAGCTCGTGGCGCAGTGCGCCCGCGCGGGCAAGCACGTGGTGGTGGAGAAGCCGATGTGCATCACCGTCGCCGAGGCCGACCGCATGATCCAGGCGGCTGCGGACAACAAGGTCATGCTGTCGGTCTTCCACAATCGCCGTTGGGACGGCGACTTCATGACCCTGCGCGACATCATCGGCCGCGGCCTCATCGGCGACGTCTTTCACATCGAGGCCTACATGGGTAGCTACGCGCACCCGGGCACGTGGTGGCGTTCCAACAAGCGCATCTCGGGTGGGGCGATGTATGACTGGGGCGCCCACTACCTCGACTGGCTGCTCAACCTGGTGCCCGCGCAGATGGAAAGCGTCACCGGTTACTTCCACAAGCTGGTGTGGCGCGACGTCACCAACGAGGATCAGGTGCGGGCGATCATCCGCTTCCGCAACGGGGCGGTGGCCGAGCTGCAGATCTCGCACATCGCGGCGGTGGGCAAGGACCGCTGGCGCATCCTGGGCACCAAGGGCGGCATCCGCGACGGCCGCCGCGAGAAGCACTTCCTGGTCGCCACCGACGTCGCTGGCCTGCGTGCGGAGATGGAGGTACCCTACCAGGAGCAGAACTGGGAGGCCTACTACCGCAGCATCGCCGACCACCTGCTGCGGGGCAAGGAGCTGGCGGTCAAGCCGGAAGAGGCGCGGCGCGTGATCGCGATCCTGGAGGCCGCCGAGAAGTCCGCCCAGACCGGCAAAGCCGTCAAGCCGAAATATGCGTGA
- a CDS encoding MBL fold metallo-hydrolase: protein MFIRRLPLGPIETNAYLIAHETSREALVIDPGGPPEPLLDLLRQNEFALQAIINTHGHGDHIAGNVPLKQATGAPVWAHQAEARMLTDAETNLLAWTGFDCETAPPDRELREGDAVVIGEGHADEIRLRVIHTPGHTPGGMSLAGDGFVFTGDCLFAGGIGRTDLPGGSEYQLLQTIRDKLLALPDETIVYPGHGPETTIGQERRHNPFLRGI from the coding sequence ATGTTCATTCGCCGCCTCCCCCTCGGCCCCATCGAGACCAACGCCTACCTGATCGCCCACGAGACCAGCCGCGAGGCCCTGGTCATAGACCCCGGGGGGCCGCCGGAACCGCTGCTGGACCTCCTGCGCCAGAACGAGTTTGCGCTGCAGGCCATCATCAACACCCACGGCCACGGTGACCACATCGCGGGCAACGTCCCGCTCAAGCAAGCCACCGGCGCGCCGGTGTGGGCGCACCAGGCCGAGGCGCGCATGTTGACCGACGCCGAGACCAACCTGCTGGCGTGGACCGGCTTCGACTGCGAAACCGCCCCGCCCGACCGCGAGCTGCGCGAGGGCGACGCCGTCGTCATCGGCGAGGGGCACGCCGACGAGATCCGGCTGCGGGTGATTCACACCCCCGGGCACACCCCGGGCGGGATGTCGCTGGCGGGGGATGGGTTCGTCTTCACCGGGGACTGTCTGTTCGCCGGCGGCATCGGCCGCACCGACCTCCCCGGCGGCTCCGAGTACCAGCTCCTGCAGACCATCCGCGACAAGCTGCTCGCCCTGCCCGACGAGACCATCGTCTATCCCGGCCACGGCCCCGAGACCACCATCGGCCAGGAGCGTCGCCATAACCCGTTCCTGCGGGGGATATGA
- a CDS encoding tetratricopeptide repeat protein, producing MGHDDELDERIRRFEQMQREDELQSWRDQEVQAVTAHLRLKLGDSYLEQGNPRRAIAEYKRAIRLDGNNVQCRMRLADAYVLVEMIDQAMREYRKVVRSDPRHAEAHASLGDLYRRYAMMEEALSRYREAVRLDGSRAYYRYKLADIAWALGMGAEALDTLRLAVKLDPRQAFYRFRLAELLLACGRLDEAVGQFEQAVTLAPCDDYYHARLASALVALGQPARAIAAYRRAIENAPRNRSYHMLLADAYILAGFDQHAQSCREFAGDLDAYEWEFVRRRRGEYRPQLTAD from the coding sequence ATGGGTCACGACGACGAGCTGGACGAGCGCATACGACGCTTCGAGCAGATGCAGCGCGAGGACGAACTGCAGAGCTGGCGCGACCAGGAAGTGCAGGCCGTCACCGCCCACCTGCGCCTCAAGCTCGGCGATTCCTACCTCGAGCAAGGCAACCCGCGGCGCGCCATCGCCGAGTACAAGCGCGCGATCAGGCTCGACGGCAACAACGTCCAGTGCCGCATGCGCCTGGCGGACGCCTACGTCCTGGTGGAGATGATTGACCAGGCGATGCGCGAGTACCGCAAGGTCGTGCGCAGCGATCCCCGCCACGCCGAGGCGCACGCCAGCCTGGGCGACCTCTACCGCCGCTACGCCATGATGGAGGAGGCGCTGTCGCGCTACCGCGAGGCGGTGCGCCTCGACGGCAGCCGCGCCTACTATCGCTACAAGCTCGCCGACATCGCTTGGGCGCTGGGCATGGGCGCGGAGGCGTTGGACACCCTGCGCCTGGCGGTCAAGCTCGACCCCCGCCAGGCCTTCTACCGCTTCCGCCTGGCGGAGCTGCTGCTGGCGTGCGGCCGTCTGGACGAGGCGGTGGGTCAGTTCGAGCAGGCGGTGACGCTGGCGCCCTGCGACGACTACTACCACGCGCGGCTCGCCTCCGCCCTGGTGGCGCTCGGCCAACCGGCGCGCGCCATCGCCGCCTACCGGCGGGCGATCGAGAACGCGCCGCGCAACCGCTCCTACCACATGCTGCTCGCCGACGCCTACATCCTGGCCGGGTTCGACCAGCATGCGCAATCCTGCCGGGAATTCGCCGGCGACCTCGACGCCTACGAGTGGGAGTTCGTCCGCCGCCGCCGCGGCGAGTATCGCCCCCAGCTAACCGCCGACTAG
- a CDS encoding DUF177 domain-containing protein yields MKIDLREIARTPGAHATHDFEEPLARDADVELAEPARGSFSVTNTGRLLVLRGCMTATVNLQCSRCCGPLVMTVEIPLSEEFSIGDAAGAAPEPTVDVEEPERAAFHDAILDLTELVRQHIIVNLPLRPLCREDCPGICPRCGNDLNAGACGCPAGSPPGPLWDLKRLLEPGPEGG; encoded by the coding sequence ATGAAGATTGACCTTCGCGAGATAGCGCGAACGCCGGGCGCGCATGCGACCCACGATTTCGAGGAGCCGCTCGCGCGCGACGCCGATGTGGAACTGGCGGAGCCGGCGCGAGGTAGCTTCAGCGTCACCAACACCGGCCGCCTGCTGGTGCTGCGCGGGTGCATGACGGCGACGGTGAACCTGCAATGTAGCCGCTGCTGCGGGCCGCTGGTGATGACGGTGGAGATACCGTTGAGCGAGGAGTTCAGCATCGGCGATGCCGCCGGGGCGGCGCCGGAGCCCACCGTTGACGTCGAGGAGCCGGAGCGCGCCGCGTTCCATGACGCCATCCTGGACTTGACCGAACTGGTGCGTCAGCATATCATAGTCAATCTGCCGCTGCGGCCGCTGTGCCGGGAAGACTGCCCGGGAATCTGCCCGCGCTGCGGGAACGACCTCAACGCCGGCGCCTGCGGGTGTCCTGCGGGATCGCCCCCGGGCCCACTGTGGGATCTCAAGCGGCTGCTCGAACCTGGCCCGGAGGGAGGATAA
- the rpmF gene encoding 50S ribosomal protein L32 codes for MALPKRRHSRSRTHKRRASNFKLTAPNISRCHQCHEFRLPHQACPSCGHYAGRAAVQVKARKSEK; via the coding sequence TTGGCGCTGCCCAAGCGAAGACATTCGAGAAGTCGCACCCACAAGCGACGTGCGAGCAACTTCAAGTTGACGGCACCCAACATCAGCCGCTGCCACCAGTGCCACGAGTTCCGCTTGCCGCACCAGGCATGCCCGTCCTGCGGGCACTACGCCGGCCGTGCCGCGGTGCAGGTGAAGGCCCGCAAGTCGGAGAAATAG
- the plsX gene encoding phosphate acyltransferase PlsX, which yields MRIALDAMGGDHAPAAIVEGAVLAARELDIGVALVGDERSVQVELAKHDAPAGRIEVVHASQVIEMHESPATALRAKLDASMIRAVDLVASGDAQAVVSAGNSGAFMGAALWRLGAVKGVARPAIAALLPARSGSIVLLDAGANCDCRPKHLLQFAIMGDVYARRVLRIAHPRVALLNIGEEPAKGNELTKRAYAVLRASDLNFVGNLEGTEFASGSADVVVCDGFVGNLALKLGEGWAHLFVGRLQQALAQVSPAVREDQSLARALHYLQRTLDYSEYGGALLLGVKAVVVISHGRSSPKALFSALRVAKESVESGVVTGVARSLHDRSLIAQAEADHSQPQELGSN from the coding sequence ATGCGCATAGCCCTGGACGCCATGGGAGGCGACCACGCGCCGGCTGCGATCGTGGAAGGCGCGGTGCTGGCGGCGCGTGAGCTCGATATCGGGGTGGCGCTGGTGGGGGACGAGCGCAGCGTCCAGGTCGAGCTCGCCAAGCACGATGCGCCCGCCGGCCGCATTGAAGTGGTGCACGCCTCCCAGGTGATCGAGATGCACGAATCCCCCGCCACCGCCCTGCGCGCCAAGCTCGATGCGTCCATGATCAGGGCGGTGGACCTGGTGGCGTCCGGGGATGCGCAAGCGGTGGTTTCGGCCGGCAACTCGGGAGCCTTCATGGGCGCTGCCCTGTGGCGGTTGGGCGCCGTCAAGGGCGTGGCGCGCCCGGCGATTGCCGCCCTCCTTCCCGCCCGCAGCGGCAGCATCGTGCTCCTCGACGCCGGCGCCAATTGCGACTGCCGTCCCAAGCACTTGCTGCAATTCGCCATCATGGGCGATGTCTATGCCCGCCGCGTGCTGCGCATCGCCCATCCCCGGGTGGCGCTCCTCAACATCGGCGAGGAACCCGCCAAGGGCAACGAGCTGACCAAGCGCGCCTATGCGGTCCTACGCGCCAGCGACCTCAACTTCGTCGGCAACCTCGAGGGCACGGAGTTCGCCAGCGGCAGCGCGGACGTGGTGGTGTGCGATGGGTTCGTCGGCAACCTCGCGCTCAAGCTGGGGGAGGGGTGGGCGCACCTGTTCGTGGGGCGGCTGCAGCAGGCGCTGGCCCAGGTGTCACCGGCGGTGCGCGAGGATCAGTCGTTGGCGCGAGCCCTGCACTATCTGCAGCGCACCCTCGACTACTCGGAGTACGGCGGCGCCCTCCTGCTCGGAGTCAAGGCCGTCGTCGTCATCAGCCACGGGCGCTCGAGCCCCAAGGCGCTCTTCAGCGCCCTGCGCGTGGCCAAGGAGTCCGTCGAGAGCGGGGTGGTGACGGGCGTCGCTCGCTCCCTCCACGATCGCAGCCTGATCGCCCAGGCCGAAGCCGACCACTCGCAACCGCAGGAGCTGGGCAGCAATTGA
- a CDS encoding beta-ketoacyl-ACP synthase III yields MSAPIRPVGISGVGFHVPPRVLTNFDLEKSVDTTDEWIRTRTGIIERRIAEPEVATSDLGLEAARAALERAHLDPRELDLIIVATITPDMAFPATACLVQHRLGAERAGAFDLQAGCTGFVYALSLASQVIATGACDNVLIIGAEVLSRIVDWNDRATCVIFGDGAGAALLQPTTQGRGVLAFALRADGSGSEALKLPAGGSRLPTTAETVARGLHYTYMDGQEVFRFALRAVEEVTLECLRRAGLTLAQVDLIIPHQANSRIIEACAKRLDFPEDHWVCNVDRYGNTSAASIPIALAESVESGRLREGMVVVLVGFGAGLTHGAVVIRW; encoded by the coding sequence TTGAGCGCACCTATCCGCCCCGTCGGTATCAGCGGCGTCGGCTTCCATGTCCCGCCGCGCGTCCTCACCAACTTCGACCTCGAAAAGTCGGTGGACACCACGGACGAGTGGATCCGCACCCGCACCGGCATCATCGAGCGGCGCATCGCCGAGCCCGAGGTGGCCACCTCCGACCTCGGCCTGGAGGCGGCACGCGCGGCGCTCGAACGCGCTCACCTCGACCCCCGCGAGCTCGACCTCATCATCGTCGCCACCATCACCCCCGACATGGCCTTCCCCGCCACCGCCTGCCTGGTGCAGCACCGCCTCGGCGCCGAGCGCGCCGGCGCCTTCGACCTGCAAGCGGGGTGCACCGGCTTCGTCTATGCCCTGAGCCTGGCGAGCCAAGTGATCGCCACCGGGGCCTGTGACAACGTCCTCATCATCGGCGCCGAAGTCCTCTCGCGCATCGTTGACTGGAACGATCGCGCGACCTGCGTCATCTTCGGCGACGGCGCGGGGGCGGCGCTGCTGCAGCCGACCACGCAGGGGCGAGGCGTCCTCGCCTTCGCGCTGCGCGCGGACGGCTCGGGCAGCGAGGCGCTCAAGCTGCCCGCCGGCGGCTCCCGCCTGCCGACCACCGCCGAGACGGTGGCGCGCGGCCTGCACTATACCTACATGGACGGCCAGGAGGTCTTCCGCTTCGCCCTGCGCGCGGTCGAGGAAGTAACGCTCGAGTGTCTGCGCCGGGCGGGATTGACACTGGCGCAGGTGGACCTCATCATCCCCCATCAGGCCAACAGCCGCATCATCGAGGCGTGCGCCAAGCGCCTGGACTTCCCCGAGGACCACTGGGTGTGCAATGTTGATCGCTACGGCAACACGTCAGCCGCCTCCATCCCCATCGCCCTCGCCGAGAGCGTCGAGTCGGGCCGGCTGCGCGAGGGGATGGTGGTGGTGCTGGTGGGCTTTGGCGCGGGGCTCACCCATGGCGCGGTCGTGATTCGGTGGTGA